From one Egibacteraceae bacterium genomic stretch:
- a CDS encoding HAMP domain-containing sensor histidine kinase — protein MATGSQRIPTPDDVLLRRFGLVRAVGGAAYFVGVAVLSGIFGREVWPLVLGVPVLAVVTTAYFKQSVAYPRTAVIASLLADALVLGGAVAFFGGTGSGLVMLYTIVVVSAGILLGPGTALAFTVFTTALGVLQLGLEEMGLHPALLHRPELGERVPILLVSLAGVVSTGYLSATYASRLHELIAQAGQEAESVRRRGHRRRSFARQASVDVRSPLRELEEVAEGLDQGWGTLDEAARGRLAARLRMGVAKLDAEVAQLTDVGLVDESGMRLEPVLLRRVVEDCVVALGSRLEPYDLQVDFGQVKVVADGRAARRIVSNLLENVVEHTPAGTRVTVTTAAGGGHGVLAVSDDGPGIPSAAAHRLFDPPDEGGGPRVGLPLVAELAEAMGAEVRHEHSPEGGARFLVAFRLSPTAAPSADDERDRPRVDGIEETSG, from the coding sequence GTGGCCACCGGCAGCCAGCGCATCCCCACCCCCGACGACGTGCTCCTGCGGCGCTTCGGGCTCGTGCGGGCTGTGGGGGGCGCAGCGTACTTCGTCGGGGTCGCCGTGCTGTCCGGGATCTTCGGGCGCGAGGTGTGGCCCCTGGTGTTGGGCGTGCCGGTGCTCGCCGTGGTCACCACGGCCTACTTCAAGCAGTCGGTGGCCTATCCCCGCACGGCGGTGATCGCCTCGCTGCTGGCTGACGCGCTCGTGCTCGGGGGGGCCGTCGCCTTCTTCGGTGGGACCGGCTCCGGTTTGGTCATGCTGTACACGATCGTGGTGGTGAGCGCGGGCATCCTGCTCGGTCCCGGCACCGCCCTGGCGTTCACAGTGTTCACCACGGCCTTGGGCGTGCTGCAGCTCGGCCTGGAGGAGATGGGACTGCACCCGGCGCTGCTGCACCGCCCCGAGCTCGGCGAACGCGTCCCCATCCTGCTCGTGAGCCTGGCCGGGGTGGTCTCCACCGGCTACCTGTCGGCCACCTATGCCAGCCGCCTGCACGAGCTCATCGCCCAAGCAGGCCAGGAAGCCGAGAGCGTGCGCCGCCGCGGCCACCGCCGCCGTTCGTTCGCCCGGCAGGCCAGCGTCGACGTGCGCTCGCCGTTGCGCGAGCTGGAGGAGGTCGCCGAAGGGCTCGACCAGGGATGGGGCACCCTCGACGAGGCCGCGCGAGGCCGGCTGGCAGCACGGTTGCGGATGGGGGTGGCCAAGCTGGACGCCGAGGTCGCCCAGCTCACCGACGTCGGCCTGGTGGACGAGAGCGGGATGCGCCTGGAGCCCGTGCTGCTGCGGCGGGTCGTCGAGGACTGCGTCGTGGCGCTCGGGTCGCGGCTGGAGCCCTACGACCTCCAGGTCGACTTCGGTCAGGTGAAGGTGGTGGCCGACGGGCGGGCGGCGCGCAGGATCGTCTCGAACCTGCTGGAGAACGTCGTCGAGCACACGCCGGCGGGGACGCGGGTCACGGTCACGACCGCGGCCGGGGGCGGCCACGGCGTGCTGGCGGTAAGCGACGACGGGCCGGGGATCCCGTCGGCTGCGGCGCACCGGCTGTTCGACCCGCCCGACGAGGGCGGGGGTCCCCGGGTCGGGCTGCCGCTGGTTGCGGAGCTGGCGGAGGCGATGGGCGCGGAGGTGCGCCACGAGCACAGCCCGGAGGGCGGCGCGCGGTTCCTCGTGGCCTTCCGGCTGTCACCGACGGCCGCGCCCAGTGCCGACGACGAGCGCGACCGACCGCGGGTCGACGGCATCGAGGAGACCAGCGGATAG